Proteins found in one Geomonas subterranea genomic segment:
- a CDS encoding helix-turn-helix transcriptional regulator, translating into MAETNDKAEKSLQPSVAIDGIRIRTIRETKKLTQLYVASVVGVTTDTISRWENNRYPSIKRDNAQKLADALEVPLEEVLRPDSPEPEEGSTQPPPTPSKGQRTAVIAIVVLLVTLLLGLLLFFVLRQPVIPPSATRWTPRFAAPGEVFPVQIKVARQPGTQFGFILREKLPAGARLVKSVPPSSSSNSEVKWLVPSGVTPITASFTLQIPATFPPGKDAALKGEIVIHSAGSSNRTEAVGGSNAIHIGSYHWADSNGDGRIDDDEIMPAYYICEEMKGLGLDWKTIEAIWSGKGYRWDAKHGYTVLK; encoded by the coding sequence ATGGCGGAAACCAACGACAAAGCCGAAAAGTCTCTCCAGCCCAGCGTCGCCATCGACGGCATCCGGATCAGGACCATACGAGAGACGAAGAAACTCACCCAGCTCTACGTGGCAAGCGTGGTCGGGGTGACCACCGATACCATCTCCCGCTGGGAGAACAACCGGTACCCGTCCATCAAGCGGGATAACGCCCAGAAGCTGGCTGATGCCTTGGAGGTTCCCCTCGAGGAGGTCCTGCGCCCGGATTCCCCCGAACCGGAAGAAGGTTCAACTCAACCTCCCCCCACCCCGTCCAAAGGCCAGAGGACGGCCGTAATAGCCATTGTCGTCCTCCTTGTGACGTTGTTGCTGGGCCTGCTCCTGTTCTTCGTGCTTCGTCAGCCAGTCATTCCCCCCAGCGCCACCCGCTGGACGCCGCGTTTCGCCGCACCTGGGGAGGTTTTTCCCGTGCAGATCAAGGTGGCGCGTCAACCCGGGACCCAGTTTGGCTTCATCCTCAGGGAAAAGCTCCCCGCCGGCGCCCGCCTGGTCAAATCGGTCCCTCCCTCCTCGTCGTCGAACTCAGAGGTGAAGTGGCTGGTTCCCAGCGGCGTAACGCCGATCACCGCGTCCTTCACCCTCCAAATCCCGGCCACCTTCCCCCCCGGCAAGGACGCCGCCCTTAAAGGGGAGATTGTCATTCACAGCGCCGGCTCCTCCAACCGGACCGAGGCCGTCGGCGGCTCCAACGCCATCCATATCGGCTCCTACCACTGGGCCGACAGCAACGGCGACGGCCGCATCGATGACGACGAGATCATGCCCGCCTACTACATCTGCGAGGAGATGAAGGGACTGGGGCTGGACTGGAAGACCATCGAGGCGATCTGGAGCGGCAAAGGCTACCGCTGGGACGCCAAGCACGGCTACACGGTGTTGAAGTAA
- a CDS encoding cytochrome c7 produces the protein MKKVIVAAALVVFGAGAALAADVVTLPAKNGNVTFNHKKHQEALKDCKVCHEKGPGKIEGFGKDWAHKTCKGCHSDKGAGPTKCADCHKK, from the coding sequence ATGAAAAAGGTAATTGTAGCTGCAGCCCTCGTCGTCTTCGGTGCCGGAGCGGCACTGGCGGCGGACGTAGTCACCCTTCCGGCCAAGAACGGCAACGTGACCTTCAACCACAAGAAACACCAGGAAGCCTTGAAGGACTGTAAGGTGTGCCACGAGAAGGGACCGGGCAAGATCGAGGGCTTTGGCAAGGACTGGGCGCACAAGACCTGCAAAGGGTGCCACAGCGACAAGGGTGCAGGTCCGACCAAGTGCGCGGACTGCCACAAGAAGTAG
- a CDS encoding phosphotransacetylase family protein produces MARKIFIAASGQNIGKTTISVSLLHLAQKKYGRVGFMKPLGPKPTVLRGIPVDKDAALMAQVFDLTKDLRYMSPVVVYPETSRQAIDGELNLPELADCIMTSFAELEKHCDFIVIEGSGHPGVGSVLNLSNARIAKMLDAPVLMLSGGGVGNVIDTLAMNTALFKLEEADVRGVLVNKLFTDKRETVLDYLGRAFIDQPFSVLGGFDYKPVLANPSLVRVARLLDLPLHGNRREVKRIIHHVQIGAASTQRVTEMLRDSSLLLVTSSRDELLVTLANLYQMPEFHQQIAGLVISGQAPVSGITQRIIDRSNIPYFRTNQTTTDLYKLITEDVSKLTAKDTEKLNLIRSLAEERLDFDAIDALFAQ; encoded by the coding sequence TTGGCCAGAAAGATTTTCATCGCGGCATCGGGTCAGAACATCGGCAAGACGACCATCAGCGTTTCGCTGCTGCACCTTGCCCAGAAGAAATACGGCCGGGTCGGCTTCATGAAGCCACTGGGGCCCAAGCCCACCGTCCTGCGCGGCATTCCCGTCGATAAGGATGCTGCCCTGATGGCGCAGGTGTTCGACCTGACCAAGGATCTGCGCTACATGTCGCCGGTGGTGGTCTACCCCGAGACCTCGCGGCAGGCCATTGACGGCGAGCTGAACCTCCCGGAACTCGCCGACTGCATCATGACCAGCTTCGCCGAACTGGAGAAGCACTGCGACTTCATCGTCATCGAGGGTTCCGGCCATCCCGGCGTCGGGTCCGTGCTGAACCTCTCCAACGCACGCATCGCCAAGATGCTGGATGCCCCCGTCCTGATGCTGAGTGGTGGAGGTGTGGGGAACGTCATAGACACGCTCGCCATGAATACGGCACTCTTCAAGCTCGAAGAGGCCGACGTGCGCGGGGTCCTCGTGAACAAGCTTTTCACCGACAAGCGTGAAACGGTCCTTGATTACCTGGGGCGCGCTTTCATCGACCAGCCGTTCTCCGTTCTGGGCGGCTTCGACTACAAGCCGGTGCTTGCGAACCCCTCCCTGGTCAGGGTCGCGCGTCTCCTCGACCTGCCTCTGCACGGCAACCGCCGCGAGGTGAAGCGTATCATCCACCACGTGCAGATAGGCGCCGCATCGACGCAGAGGGTTACCGAGATGCTGCGCGATTCCTCGCTTTTGCTCGTCACCAGCAGCCGGGATGAATTACTGGTGACCCTGGCCAACCTGTACCAGATGCCCGAGTTCCATCAGCAGATCGCCGGTTTGGTCATCTCGGGCCAGGCACCGGTCAGCGGTATCACCCAGCGCATCATCGACCGCAGCAACATCCCCTATTTCCGTACCAACCAGACCACCACCGACCTTTACAAGCTCATCACCGAGGATGTTTCCAAGCTGACGGCGAAGGACACCGAGAAGCTGAACCTGATCCGGTCCCTCGCCGAAGAGCGTCTCGATTTCGACGCGATCGACGCGTTGTTCGCGCAGTAG
- the trhA gene encoding PAQR family membrane homeostasis protein TrhA yields the protein MEDDDLKQRLFHYTETEELANRWTHGIGLLLSAVGAAALIALAVRIGGQARIVSAAVYAAAMLLFYSVSTIYHSVRRPRLRYVFRILDHACVYFMIAGTYTPFAMVTLRGAWGYWLLVTVWGLGTVGAFMKLYTTHRLPYLGPALYLGLGWLVLVVIKPLAAALALNGLLLLFAGGAAYTLGVLFYLWDRLPYNHAIWHVFVLVGSAFHFLAIFWYVTPDGR from the coding sequence ATGGAAGACGACGACCTGAAACAACGCCTGTTTCACTACACGGAGACCGAGGAGTTGGCCAACCGCTGGACCCATGGCATCGGGCTGCTCCTGAGCGCGGTGGGGGCAGCGGCACTCATTGCCCTGGCGGTGCGCATCGGCGGGCAGGCGCGCATAGTATCGGCGGCGGTGTATGCCGCGGCGATGCTGCTCTTCTACAGCGTTTCAACCATCTACCACAGCGTGAGAAGGCCGCGCCTGCGCTACGTGTTCCGCATCCTGGATCATGCGTGTGTGTATTTCATGATAGCCGGAACCTACACGCCGTTTGCCATGGTGACGCTCCGGGGGGCGTGGGGGTACTGGCTGTTGGTCACGGTGTGGGGACTGGGGACGGTGGGGGCCTTTATGAAGCTGTACACCACGCACCGGCTTCCCTACCTGGGGCCCGCTCTCTACCTCGGTCTTGGCTGGCTGGTGCTGGTGGTCATCAAGCCGCTCGCAGCGGCACTCGCGCTCAACGGGTTACTGCTGCTCTTTGCCGGCGGCGCGGCCTACACCCTCGGTGTCCTCTTCTACCTCTGGGACCGCCTTCCTTACAACCACGCCATCTGGCACGTTTTCGTGCTGGTCGGTAGTGCCTTCCATTTCCTGGCCATATTCTGGTACGTGACGCCCGACGGGCGGTAA
- a CDS encoding radical SAM/SPASM domain-containing protein, whose protein sequence is MSDFHAFDQGGVTYLFFSRSAKLYQISPLAARLVREFFPAQPEATLPASGSAPPDTLSPGETELYVELLYLFHRELALPLPAPHQQDDSPGENSYQTFSIYLAQTCNMACCYCWNRGGTFGKPGRVMGWNTARRATQLIVSLVERSTAEKIFINFYGGEPLLDFQVLQQITRELLKHEARLGKNFHLTLDTNGTLLEGHAAQYLARYFTQVGVSLDGSQRIHDLQRPGKYGEETWQRIVNNIRSFPNPKLLGIRATLTTFSDSYLETFLHLTTLGVGRIQLEYCHEPGYHQNPIYEKLIVPPQRQLSELHEFVDYYVDYIASYKSTRDIPFVSNLLDSINRIKRANRFTRPCGAGTNTLAINSQGEVFPCIAFVERADFAMGQTGQGSLSLHQTLQGFEVDRQPPCHACWLRYDCAGGCYATHYDMTGNARQPHPEYCQNMRGRAEVYFYALTRMLDRCPWHLER, encoded by the coding sequence ATGAGCGACTTCCATGCCTTCGATCAGGGAGGTGTGACCTACCTGTTCTTCAGCCGCTCGGCAAAGCTCTACCAGATCAGCCCGCTCGCGGCCCGTCTGGTCCGGGAGTTCTTCCCCGCGCAACCAGAAGCGACCCTGCCGGCTTCAGGGTCCGCGCCGCCAGATACGCTCTCCCCCGGGGAGACCGAGCTGTACGTTGAGCTGCTGTACCTCTTCCACCGCGAACTGGCCCTCCCGCTTCCGGCACCGCACCAGCAGGACGACTCCCCCGGCGAAAACAGCTACCAGACCTTTTCCATCTACCTCGCCCAGACCTGCAACATGGCCTGCTGCTACTGCTGGAACCGGGGCGGCACCTTCGGGAAACCCGGCCGCGTGATGGGGTGGAACACCGCCCGGCGCGCGACGCAGCTGATCGTGTCCCTGGTGGAGCGCTCCACGGCGGAGAAGATCTTCATCAACTTCTACGGCGGAGAACCGCTGCTCGATTTTCAGGTCCTGCAGCAAATCACCCGCGAACTCCTGAAGCACGAGGCGCGCCTTGGCAAGAACTTCCACCTGACCCTGGATACCAACGGCACCCTCCTGGAAGGGCACGCCGCGCAGTATCTGGCCCGCTACTTCACCCAGGTCGGGGTCAGCCTGGACGGCAGCCAGCGCATCCACGACCTGCAGCGCCCCGGCAAATACGGGGAGGAAACCTGGCAGCGCATCGTCAACAACATCAGGAGCTTTCCCAACCCGAAACTCCTCGGGATCCGCGCCACGCTTACCACTTTTTCCGACAGCTATCTGGAGACCTTCCTGCACCTCACGACCCTTGGGGTCGGGAGGATCCAACTTGAGTACTGCCACGAGCCGGGATACCATCAAAACCCCATCTACGAGAAGCTGATAGTCCCCCCACAAAGGCAGCTGTCGGAATTGCATGAATTTGTTGATTACTACGTCGATTACATCGCCAGCTACAAGAGCACCCGGGACATCCCCTTCGTCTCCAATCTGCTGGACAGCATCAACCGGATCAAGCGCGCCAACCGCTTCACCCGTCCCTGCGGCGCGGGCACCAACACCCTCGCCATCAACAGTCAGGGTGAGGTATTCCCGTGCATCGCTTTCGTGGAACGTGCCGACTTCGCCATGGGGCAGACGGGGCAGGGTTCCCTTTCCCTGCATCAGACCCTGCAGGGGTTCGAGGTGGACCGCCAACCTCCCTGCCATGCCTGCTGGCTGCGTTACGACTGCGCCGGCGGCTGCTACGCCACCCACTACGACATGACCGGAAACGCCCGGCAGCCGCACCCGGAGTACTGTCAGAACATGCGAGGCCGGGCCGAGGTCTACTTCTACGCCCTCACCCGGATGCTGGACCGGTGCCCCTGGCACCTTGAACGGTGA
- a CDS encoding cytochrome c7 produces the protein MRRAIAAAVLTLFCAGFAYAADETVVVLPAKNGNVTFPHKQHKDMPEMKCTNCHETDKGGKIADLGKDWAHKTCKGCHTEKAKGPTKCNECHKK, from the coding sequence ATGAGAAGAGCCATTGCAGCCGCCGTCCTGACCCTTTTCTGTGCCGGATTCGCCTATGCCGCTGACGAGACCGTGGTGGTGCTCCCGGCCAAGAATGGTAACGTGACCTTCCCGCACAAGCAGCACAAGGACATGCCCGAGATGAAGTGCACCAACTGCCACGAAACCGACAAGGGCGGCAAGATCGCCGATCTTGGCAAGGACTGGGCACACAAGACCTGCAAAGGGTGCCACACCGAAAAGGCCAAAGGGCCCACAAAGTGCAACGAGTGTCATAAGAAGTAG
- a CDS encoding ATP-dependent DNA helicase — translation MKPASDIINIPVGYFALPVPRTGSIEPRSGYDRSTSDGQEIHQRVQRRRAQEDSRYQGEVAVGRLLERGGFRFQINGRMDGFIGHEDPSIEEIKSCFNLWELKRRLSGGSLEEPYCLQLFTYGYFHWLEHGVVPRLSFHLVSSRNGQSADLEVRLDLEQYQSWLDERLDELVLEAAAAAKRATRRRKVAAAFPFPFEKPRPGQVELMREVELGMALGRRMLIQAPTGLGKTVGVLHPVLREALGRGQAVCYVTPKNSQHEVAEDAVHRFREAGAKLRSLTITAKSKICFKDEPVCTPEYCEYARDYYAKVARHGIVAQLEKKRSLKSRSFRQFGEQYQVCPFELQIDSAKLADVVICDYNYVFAPRSALGRAAGLPVDQAGKPNLVIDEAHNLPSRAMEYYSPRLSSAVLEGMREELAGVPPAFRREAAGLLDECVAAVLSCRRGEGGKAARIEPPLAIFLDLDGRLRGLLSRYLEADLEIRQEDPVLRLCYYWSEFTETLEFAVRSERQEFFTSYQPHGGGGSVKVTCCDASGLIRERYGEYQQVVGFSATLKPMEYYAKLSGLDPDQVRWSEFQSPFPPQRRKLLIIPQVSTRYSQRERNYARIADALARIVALRRGNYLAFFPSFTFLDRVAELFRVPEGFDVLRQERNMKGARTAEFLEQLRSGLVPTVVFAVQGGSLSEGVDYAGDMVIGAFVVGPPLPNYDLEREEMRAYYQRHYGKGFEYAYTIPAMSKAIQSAGRVIRSETDRGVIVLMDDRFLEEGYSSAMPADWFETRADELVSGAILKDIGDFWAQPQGTEQ, via the coding sequence ATGAAACCAGCAAGCGACATCATCAACATCCCCGTAGGCTATTTCGCCCTCCCAGTGCCGCGTACCGGGAGCATCGAGCCCCGCTCGGGGTACGACCGCTCCACCAGCGACGGACAGGAGATCCATCAGCGGGTACAGCGGAGGCGGGCGCAGGAGGATTCGCGCTACCAGGGGGAGGTGGCGGTGGGGCGCCTGCTGGAGCGCGGCGGCTTCCGTTTCCAGATCAACGGGCGCATGGACGGTTTCATCGGCCACGAAGATCCATCGATCGAGGAGATCAAGAGCTGCTTCAACCTGTGGGAACTGAAGCGGCGCTTGAGCGGCGGATCGCTCGAGGAGCCGTACTGCCTGCAGCTTTTCACCTACGGCTACTTCCACTGGCTGGAGCACGGCGTGGTGCCGAGGCTATCCTTCCATCTCGTCTCTTCGCGCAACGGGCAGTCCGCCGACCTCGAGGTCCGGCTCGACCTGGAACAGTACCAAAGCTGGCTCGATGAACGGCTGGACGAGTTGGTCCTGGAAGCGGCCGCCGCGGCCAAAAGGGCGACGCGCAGGCGGAAAGTGGCGGCGGCGTTTCCATTTCCCTTCGAGAAGCCGCGCCCGGGACAGGTCGAGCTGATGCGGGAGGTCGAGCTGGGGATGGCGCTGGGGCGGCGCATGCTGATCCAGGCTCCGACCGGGCTGGGGAAGACGGTGGGCGTGCTGCATCCGGTACTCCGCGAGGCGCTCGGACGGGGGCAGGCGGTCTGCTACGTGACGCCCAAGAACAGCCAGCACGAGGTGGCCGAGGACGCGGTGCACAGGTTCCGCGAGGCGGGAGCCAAGCTGCGCTCGCTGACCATCACGGCGAAGAGCAAGATCTGCTTCAAGGACGAGCCGGTCTGCACACCGGAGTACTGCGAGTACGCCCGCGACTACTACGCCAAGGTGGCAAGGCACGGCATCGTGGCGCAGCTGGAGAAGAAAAGGAGCCTCAAAAGCCGCAGTTTCCGGCAGTTCGGCGAGCAATACCAGGTCTGCCCCTTCGAACTGCAGATCGACAGCGCGAAACTGGCCGACGTGGTCATCTGCGACTACAACTATGTCTTCGCTCCGCGCTCGGCGCTGGGACGTGCCGCCGGTCTCCCGGTGGACCAGGCGGGCAAGCCCAACCTCGTGATCGACGAGGCGCACAACCTCCCCTCCCGCGCCATGGAATACTACTCCCCGAGGCTCTCCAGTGCGGTCCTGGAAGGGATGCGCGAGGAGCTGGCAGGAGTGCCGCCGGCGTTTCGGCGCGAGGCGGCTGGGCTTTTGGATGAGTGCGTCGCGGCGGTGCTCTCGTGCCGCCGCGGGGAGGGGGGGAAGGCGGCGAGGATCGAGCCGCCGCTGGCCATCTTCCTAGACCTGGACGGTAGGCTGCGCGGGCTTTTGTCACGCTACCTCGAGGCGGACCTGGAGATCAGGCAGGAGGACCCCGTCCTGCGCCTTTGCTACTACTGGTCGGAGTTCACCGAGACGCTGGAATTCGCGGTGCGCTCGGAGCGCCAGGAATTCTTCACCTCGTACCAGCCGCACGGCGGCGGTGGCAGCGTCAAGGTGACCTGCTGTGACGCCTCCGGGCTGATACGGGAGCGCTACGGCGAGTACCAGCAGGTGGTCGGCTTCTCAGCGACGTTGAAGCCGATGGAGTATTACGCCAAGCTCTCCGGCCTCGACCCGGACCAGGTGCGCTGGTCCGAGTTCCAGAGCCCCTTCCCGCCGCAACGGCGCAAGCTTTTGATCATCCCGCAGGTTTCCACCCGCTATTCCCAGCGCGAACGCAACTACGCCCGCATCGCCGATGCCCTGGCCCGGATCGTCGCACTCAGGCGCGGCAACTACCTCGCGTTCTTCCCAAGCTTCACGTTTCTCGATCGGGTCGCCGAACTGTTCCGGGTGCCGGAAGGGTTCGATGTGCTCCGGCAGGAGCGCAACATGAAGGGGGCGCGGACCGCCGAGTTCCTGGAGCAGCTTCGGTCGGGACTGGTACCGACGGTGGTCTTCGCGGTGCAGGGGGGATCGCTTTCGGAAGGGGTGGATTACGCGGGTGACATGGTGATCGGCGCCTTCGTGGTCGGGCCGCCGCTTCCCAACTACGACCTGGAGCGCGAGGAGATGCGGGCCTACTACCAGCGCCATTACGGCAAGGGGTTCGAGTACGCCTACACCATCCCCGCCATGTCCAAGGCGATCCAGTCGGCGGGGCGGGTGATCCGCTCCGAGACCGACCGCGGCGTGATCGTGCTGATGGACGACCGTTTCCTGGAGGAGGGGTACAGTTCCGCCATGCCGGCGGACTGGTTCGAGACGCGGGCGGACGAGCTGGTGTCCGGAGCGATCTTGAAGGATATCGGTGATTTCTGGGCGCAGCCGCAGGGGACAGAACAATAA
- a CDS encoding rhodanese-like domain-containing protein, with translation MRRIVALTLAVMVTLAATAAFAGALFGGNYHYIAPADFKKWLETGKKVQIVDIQVPAEYQQHHFKGALQTNAFPVKSAEEKQKLDRVLPQLTASREEIVIVCPRGGGGAKNTYDYLKGKGIAEARMLILEDGMQGWPYQALVTQGK, from the coding sequence ATGAGAAGAATTGTGGCACTTACCCTGGCAGTAATGGTGACACTGGCCGCGACGGCCGCGTTCGCCGGCGCCCTTTTCGGCGGCAACTACCACTACATCGCGCCCGCCGATTTCAAGAAGTGGCTGGAGACCGGCAAGAAGGTGCAGATCGTCGACATACAGGTGCCTGCGGAGTACCAGCAGCACCACTTCAAAGGGGCGCTGCAGACCAACGCCTTCCCGGTGAAATCTGCCGAGGAGAAGCAGAAGCTCGACCGGGTTCTGCCGCAGTTGACCGCTTCCCGCGAGGAGATCGTCATCGTCTGCCCCCGTGGCGGCGGCGGAGCCAAGAACACCTACGACTACCTGAAGGGGAAAGGGATTGCCGAGGCGCGCATGCTGATCCTCGAGGACGGCATGCAGGGGTGGCCCTACCAGGCCTTGGTTACGCAAGGGAAATAA
- a CDS encoding acyl-CoA dehydratase activase: MQVGIDLGSRTIKTVALKGGAVLQRRVVESGFEPHRQALQLLGDHPTARVVATGYGRHLMQQHAELDIITEIKAHALGARHLFPHCRTILDVGGQDSKVIQLSENGRIVNFQMNDKCAAGTGRFLEMMAVSLGYGLGEFGLAAGKADASTPINSMCAVFAESEVISLKNRGIPPAEIARSVHLAVASRLAAMVSKTGDCHHLVFTGGVANNKTLVAMLEMALRVPVLVPEDPSITGALGAALHAGCS, from the coding sequence ATGCAGGTTGGGATCGACCTCGGCTCGCGCACCATCAAGACCGTCGCCCTGAAAGGTGGTGCCGTGCTGCAGCGCCGCGTCGTCGAAAGCGGCTTCGAGCCGCACCGCCAGGCCCTGCAGCTGCTTGGCGACCACCCCACGGCGCGCGTCGTGGCCACGGGCTACGGCCGGCACCTCATGCAGCAGCACGCCGAACTCGACATCATCACGGAAATCAAGGCCCATGCCCTTGGAGCGAGGCACCTGTTCCCCCACTGCCGCACCATTCTCGACGTGGGAGGGCAGGACAGCAAGGTGATCCAGTTGAGCGAGAACGGGCGCATCGTCAACTTCCAGATGAACGACAAATGCGCGGCCGGCACCGGACGGTTCCTGGAGATGATGGCGGTGTCCCTGGGATACGGCCTGGGCGAATTCGGCCTTGCCGCGGGGAAGGCAGATGCCAGCACCCCCATCAACAGCATGTGCGCCGTCTTCGCCGAGTCTGAGGTGATTTCCCTGAAGAACAGGGGCATCCCCCCGGCTGAGATCGCCCGCTCGGTGCACCTGGCCGTCGCCTCACGGCTGGCGGCCATGGTCTCCAAGACCGGTGACTGCCACCATCTGGTCTTTACCGGTGGCGTCGCCAACAACAAGACACTGGTGGCGATGCTGGAGATGGCGTTGCGGGTTCCGGTGCTGGTCCCGGAGGACCCTTCCATAACGGGCGCTCTCGGCGCCGCACTGCACGCCGGCTGCTCCTGA
- a CDS encoding double-cubane-cluster-containing anaerobic reductase, which yields MSNGFQVKSDPELWEKLGMDVARFAGMPPMLTNAYQNIFLSQHNRPERMAYFDDMVANIHTGRIREIYDAKQGGKPVIGTFCVYVPEELVIAAGGICIGLCGGAQGSIADAEKILPRNICPMVKSAFGFKVGKICPYFQVVDLVYGETTCDAKKKTWELLDRYVPTHVMEIPQMKRERDKRLWLDEVKDFKAAVDRITDTVADFDAVAAGIKTINAKRFALQRLNALRHHNPSPISGKDMLLIEQIAFYDEPVRFAQKVHELCDELEQRIGNGIAVAPASTPRIMVSGTPMALPNWKLHHIIESAGAIVVNEESCIGTRYYKDLIDEGATDLEQQLERLTERYMKIDCSCFTPNDDRIAQVLKEYEASGAEGIIDYCLQFCHTYNIEAVKLREACEARGIPFMSIETDYSPDDVGQLQTRVEAFLEQIRG from the coding sequence ATGAGTAACGGTTTTCAGGTGAAGTCCGATCCGGAGCTGTGGGAAAAGCTTGGCATGGACGTGGCCCGCTTTGCGGGAATGCCTCCCATGCTGACCAACGCCTACCAGAACATCTTCCTGTCGCAGCACAACCGCCCCGAAAGGATGGCGTACTTCGACGACATGGTGGCAAACATCCACACAGGGCGCATCAGGGAGATCTACGACGCCAAGCAGGGGGGAAAACCGGTCATCGGCACCTTCTGCGTCTACGTCCCCGAGGAACTGGTGATCGCCGCTGGGGGCATCTGCATCGGGCTTTGCGGCGGCGCCCAGGGCTCCATTGCCGACGCCGAGAAAATTCTGCCGCGCAACATCTGCCCGATGGTCAAGTCCGCCTTCGGCTTCAAGGTCGGCAAGATCTGCCCCTATTTCCAGGTGGTCGACCTGGTCTACGGTGAAACCACCTGCGACGCGAAGAAGAAGACCTGGGAGCTTTTGGACCGCTACGTCCCCACTCACGTCATGGAGATCCCCCAGATGAAGCGGGAGCGGGACAAGCGGCTCTGGCTGGACGAGGTGAAGGATTTCAAGGCCGCCGTGGATCGCATCACCGATACCGTCGCCGATTTCGATGCCGTGGCAGCCGGCATCAAGACCATCAACGCCAAGCGCTTCGCCCTGCAGCGCCTAAACGCCCTGCGCCACCACAACCCCTCGCCCATAAGCGGGAAGGACATGCTGCTCATCGAGCAGATCGCCTTCTACGACGAGCCGGTCCGCTTCGCGCAGAAGGTGCACGAACTGTGCGACGAACTCGAGCAGCGCATCGGTAACGGCATCGCGGTGGCGCCGGCCTCGACGCCGCGCATCATGGTCTCGGGCACCCCGATGGCGCTTCCCAACTGGAAGCTGCACCACATCATCGAATCCGCCGGCGCCATCGTGGTCAACGAGGAGAGCTGCATCGGCACCCGCTACTACAAGGACCTGATCGACGAGGGCGCCACGGACCTGGAGCAGCAACTGGAACGGCTCACCGAGCGCTACATGAAGATCGACTGCTCCTGCTTCACCCCCAACGACGACCGCATCGCGCAGGTGCTTAAGGAGTACGAGGCCTCCGGCGCCGAGGGGATCATCGACTACTGCCTGCAGTTCTGCCACACCTACAACATCGAAGCGGTGAAATTGAGGGAGGCCTGCGAGGCGCGGGGGATCCCCTTCATGTCGATAGAAACCGATTATTCGCCTGACGATGTAGGGCAGCTGCAGACCCGCGTCGAGGCATTTTTGGAACAGATCAGGGGGTAG
- a CDS encoding GSU3529 family protein, whose protein sequence is MDFLDKLAETARRQHEEADLPEWLVEEIVALSASPVPGPAPTDLYRLLLQQVEDFDSYAGAGCFGDSVTAATIAATLDRLRNRD, encoded by the coding sequence ATGGATTTCCTGGATAAGCTCGCCGAGACGGCAAGGCGACAGCACGAGGAAGCGGACCTCCCGGAGTGGCTGGTCGAGGAGATCGTCGCTCTTAGCGCATCCCCCGTACCCGGGCCGGCACCGACGGACCTGTACAGGCTTCTCCTCCAGCAGGTAGAGGACTTTGACAGCTACGCCGGGGCCGGCTGTTTCGGTGACTCCGTCACTGCCGCCACCATAGCGGCGACGCTGGACCGGCTGCGCAACCGGGATTAG
- a CDS encoding DUF134 domain-containing protein — translation MPRPRKPRTCICPHRSGFAALFKPAGIPLSDLDLVRLAHDELDALHLCDGQGKTQEQAGVCMGVSRGTVQRLLAAARSKVAQALVQQKALAISAGWTGDDASTACPPGTWRSFHGFPG, via the coding sequence GTGCCCCGCCCGCGCAAGCCCAGAACCTGTATCTGCCCGCACCGCTCCGGCTTCGCCGCGCTCTTCAAACCGGCGGGCATCCCGCTCAGTGATCTGGACCTGGTCCGGCTTGCCCATGATGAACTGGATGCCCTGCACCTGTGCGACGGGCAGGGGAAGACCCAGGAGCAGGCAGGCGTCTGCATGGGGGTCTCCCGCGGCACGGTACAGCGCCTGCTCGCTGCTGCGCGCAGCAAGGTCGCTCAAGCCCTCGTTCAGCAAAAGGCGCTGGCGATTTCGGCGGGGTGGACGGGAGATGACGCTTCTACCGCCTGCCCTCCCGGCACGTGGAGGAGTTTCCATGGATTTCCTGGATAA
- a CDS encoding NifB/NifX family molybdenum-iron cluster-binding protein yields MKICFPVEQNLGLSSAVYGHFGSAPGFVVVDSVTGACSAIVNGDRIHQHGACNPVAGLAGHEVDAVVVGGIGGGALHKLNAAGMRVFRALAGTVADNLALFRANQLQEYLPGHTCGGHSHGHGCSH; encoded by the coding sequence ATGAAAATTTGTTTTCCAGTGGAACAGAACCTCGGCCTCTCCAGCGCAGTTTACGGCCATTTCGGCTCCGCACCGGGCTTCGTCGTGGTGGACAGCGTAACCGGCGCATGCAGCGCCATCGTCAACGGCGACCGCATACACCAGCATGGTGCCTGCAACCCGGTTGCGGGGCTCGCAGGGCATGAGGTGGACGCTGTCGTGGTCGGCGGGATCGGCGGCGGTGCGCTGCACAAACTGAACGCAGCCGGGATGAGGGTGTTCAGGGCTTTGGCGGGTACGGTGGCCGACAACCTCGCGCTTTTTCGGGCGAACCAGCTGCAGGAGTACCTCCCCGGCCATACCTGCGGCGGCCATAGCCACGGCCACGGCTGCTCTCACTAG